A region from the Bos indicus x Bos taurus breed Angus x Brahman F1 hybrid chromosome 9, Bos_hybrid_MaternalHap_v2.0, whole genome shotgun sequence genome encodes:
- the LOC113898774 gene encoding olfactory receptor 5D18-like: MSMLAAMAYDLFVAVCNPLFYTIAMSPKLCSLLVTGTYTWGGMCSLTITCSLLELSFCGSNVIHQFGCEYSAIISASCSDTHFSQLMCFIISTLNEVCSLLIILTSYAFIVVTIIKMPSAGGLRKAFSTCASHLTAITIFHGTVLFLYCVPHSKSSWLLVKVVTVFFTVMIPMLNPLICSLRNKDVKKTVRSLTTMKLLSPSV; the protein is encoded by the coding sequence ATGTCCATGCTAGCAGCGATGGCCTATGACCTGTTTGTGGCTGTTTGTAACCCCCTGTTCTACACAATTGCTATGTCTCCTAAGCTCTGCAGCCTCCTGGTCACTGGGACTTACACTTGGGGTGGAATGTGTTCCTTGACAATCACGTGTTCTCTTTTGGAGCTGTCCTTCTGCGGTTCTAATGTCATACATCAGTTTGGCTGTGAGTATTCTGCCATCATCTCTGCTTCCTGTTCTGACACCCATTTCAGTCAACTGATGTGTTTCATCATTTCTACACTCAATGAGGTGTGTAGCCTCCTGATTATCCTCACCTCCTATGCTTTCATAGTTGTCACAATCATCAAGATGCCTTCAGCTGGTGGACTCCgaaaagccttctccacctgtgcctcCCATCTGACCGCCATCACCATTTTCCATGGGACTGTCCTGTTCCTTTATTGTGTACCCCACTCCAAAAGCTCATGGCTCCTCGTCAAAGTAGTCACTGTGTTTTTTACTGTCATGATTCCTATGCTGAATCCTCTTATCTGTAGCCTTAGGAATAAAGATGTGAAAAAGACAGTCAGGAGTTTGACAACCATGAAACTGCTTTCTCCCTCAGTATAA